A portion of the Chondrinema litorale genome contains these proteins:
- a CDS encoding Ig-like domain-containing protein has product MLKLYKRFNTKAIKFFIIAFPLVFSYLSNSLQAKQTDPFKVLVFTKTNGFRHASIETGVSMLEDLGTTNNFEVTATEDNTLFTSETLQDYQVIIFCNTSGDELLSAEGQAAMEEFIQGGGGFVGIHAATDTYRDKSWPWYNDLVGGIVQVSPNHTDSDFEGTMNVLIADHPITAHIEGTTWTKTDEYYYWELNGGELSDDNTNLLEVQSTGTETYDVARPTTWCKEYDGGRSFYTSLGHDETSYTDDEVFKQLIANGILWVANIQEEEEIPTFQLTSPIDEAVYSELDEIALSIEGSITYDQVDAVEYYANETLIATLSEGDLYQYTWTSPEVGAADIYASVQVGTDTYITNTVSITVNAFEPTLSIINPTDGAEFYDYDTIAIALSADTGTYTIESVSYLLNDGAEILSTLTEGELLTYTWDTLVAGEYTLSASMLLSNAETVTSELVNITVTAFEPSLSIFSPATDSEFFDYETIEIELAVDTGVYTIGSVNYLLGDGSDTLATLNEGELLTYTWDSLVAGDYSLFASMLLSNEETYFSDPVALKINGFESSLTFITPTDSSTFSESEDISVTLSAETGEAEISSVSYVIDDTIRSTLTEGELLVYDWTLPSVGEHSLSTFMLLDAVDTVYSDTIIVTVTPFEPSLTIESPLDSSSYSESEDIPISLLAETGRSEISSVSYVIDDTIRSTLTEGELLVYDWTLPSVGEHSLSTFMLLDAVDTVYSDTIIVTVTPFEPSLTIESPLDSSSYSESEDIPISLLAETGRSEITSVSYVIDDTIRSTLTEGELLVYDWTLPSEGEHSLSTFMLLDAVDTVYSDTITVTVTPFEPSLTIESPLDSSSYSVLEPITVSLQVETGRSILNSVSYVVDDTVRATLTEGDLFTYELETQALGEHSLSAYMLIDDTLTVYTDTILVNVVPFVASLNIQSPLNDASFSEDDEAILIELVENIGEDTVNTVRYYADEELIGTKDTLDFFQYSWTELTAGQFVLSAQMALASGDTIYSDSVTINVLPVNASVSIISPASGSSFEAPAEILIETEISIPEELIEKVIFYQGETEIAVDSIAPFNYSWTNVPIGDYVLTVDVIQNDGQVISSGPKTITVESLNNYKTYRIEAEEFVLNTFQVESGSYASNGKYIGILSGEAGTEGDGTYIFEGNTDTYKLTIGIFDENDGTSEVTVGVNNDHIATIEYDDTTGETVPSSNSFREILLTDGLLLNNGDTIKISGMRTTYEHARIDYFDLESTTIVNQAPQISLTSPEDSSYYEEDATIILSASASDPDGVVTRVEFYQGSVLLSVDNTEPYTYNWANVQEGNYQIKAIAYDESGGVTVSDEITLIVEKPPVVCNTDYADNDGMVIIEAESVELSTNWKERTILSDYTGASYLLWNGDDFFTGPGPEVLTYNFTIQEPGTYQVVWRSYNTIGNIASEDNDSWLRFPEATMYASDGSDKVYPAGGYGLPTNATTVSESTDGWFKVYMSELDKWSYQTYTYDNNPHTIYVEFTEAGQYSFEIAGRSKGHAIDRIILFQSSVSFADATNTSNEETFCEGVDINQKPSVQITSPDNSSFYPSNASIQIIADAFDTDGSVTKVTFYAGDQLLTELTASPYRYTWENVPDGIHYLTARATDNEGAHVISSAITVNVGDDLQNMEPEGSIISPIDGSRFDIGTSFTIQSLASDEDGSVKRVEFYYNGQLLNIDQTAPYRFDWETTISGRYDISAKIVDNLETYSYTDTITIYINAIPGNLPPVVSITSPDDNMTYASGDSVIITADASDPDGKVRSVEFYIGGIRVGTDNTAPYEYYWSTPEEGASSVFVKAIDNQGASSNSQLISILVGDVDNSGGSGQAIVFTSPSSDTTVALSASVTLRVATNPDLDIDLVTFFMDGENIVEDASKPFNFTLSFPFEGVYSIRARAFDDLGNTYISNEIKIGVNQSPTAIDKENAQEIGFHLYPNPSEDLVYLTQQLPSNTNYEVAVVDMTGKTLLNEKYLKKSSGEEVKTLNISSFKTGIYIVYIKTNKSVYINKLQKK; this is encoded by the coding sequence ATGCTGAAACTATACAAACGCTTTAATACTAAAGCTATAAAGTTTTTTATAATCGCTTTTCCGCTTGTTTTTTCTTATCTGTCAAATTCTTTACAAGCAAAACAAACTGATCCATTTAAAGTATTAGTATTTACTAAAACTAATGGGTTTAGACATGCCTCAATAGAAACCGGAGTTAGTATGCTTGAAGACCTCGGTACTACCAATAATTTTGAAGTAACGGCAACAGAAGATAATACACTTTTTACTTCAGAAACACTTCAAGATTATCAAGTAATTATATTTTGTAATACTTCAGGTGATGAATTACTAAGTGCTGAAGGTCAGGCAGCAATGGAAGAATTTATTCAAGGTGGTGGTGGGTTTGTTGGAATCCATGCAGCTACAGATACTTATAGAGATAAAAGCTGGCCTTGGTATAATGATTTAGTTGGAGGAATAGTACAGGTATCGCCTAACCACACAGATTCAGACTTTGAAGGTACCATGAATGTACTCATTGCAGATCATCCAATAACAGCACATATAGAAGGTACTACATGGACAAAAACAGATGAATACTACTATTGGGAGTTGAACGGAGGCGAATTAAGTGATGACAATACCAATCTCTTAGAAGTACAATCTACTGGGACTGAAACTTATGATGTAGCCAGACCAACTACATGGTGCAAAGAATATGACGGAGGACGCTCATTTTATACTTCACTAGGGCACGATGAGACAAGTTACACAGATGATGAAGTTTTTAAGCAACTTATAGCTAATGGAATATTGTGGGTGGCTAACATCCAAGAGGAAGAAGAAATACCTACTTTCCAGTTAACAAGCCCTATTGATGAAGCTGTTTACTCAGAGTTAGATGAAATAGCTTTGAGTATTGAAGGTTCAATCACTTATGATCAGGTAGATGCGGTTGAGTATTATGCAAATGAAACACTTATTGCTACTTTATCTGAAGGAGATTTATATCAATACACATGGACCTCGCCTGAGGTAGGCGCCGCAGATATTTATGCCAGTGTACAAGTTGGAACTGATACATATATTACAAATACAGTCTCTATTACTGTAAATGCTTTTGAGCCCACTCTATCCATTATTAATCCTACTGATGGAGCTGAGTTTTATGATTATGATACCATTGCAATAGCGTTATCGGCTGATACAGGAACCTATACTATTGAAAGTGTAAGTTATTTGTTGAATGATGGAGCTGAAATACTATCAACCTTGACCGAAGGTGAGTTATTGACTTATACTTGGGATACTTTAGTAGCCGGTGAATATACCTTGTCTGCATCGATGTTATTGAGCAATGCCGAAACTGTAACATCTGAATTAGTTAATATAACTGTTACAGCATTTGAACCTAGTTTGTCCATTTTTAGTCCTGCTACAGATTCTGAGTTTTTTGATTATGAAACAATCGAAATTGAGCTAGCAGTTGATACGGGAGTATATACAATTGGAAGTGTGAATTATTTATTAGGTGATGGTTCTGATACATTGGCAACCTTAAACGAAGGCGAGTTATTGACATATACTTGGGACTCTTTAGTGGCTGGTGATTATAGCTTGTTTGCTTCAATGTTATTAAGTAATGAAGAAACTTATTTTTCCGATCCAGTTGCTTTAAAAATTAATGGTTTTGAATCAAGTCTAACTTTTATCACTCCAACAGATAGTAGTACTTTTAGTGAAAGCGAAGATATATCAGTCACATTAAGTGCAGAAACTGGTGAAGCTGAAATCAGCAGTGTAAGTTATGTAATAGACGATACAATCAGGTCAACTTTAACCGAAGGAGAATTACTTGTCTACGATTGGACCTTACCATCAGTAGGCGAGCATAGCTTATCTACCTTTATGTTATTAGATGCAGTAGATACGGTATATTCAGACACGATTATAGTAACCGTAACTCCCTTTGAGCCAAGCTTAACAATTGAATCACCTTTGGACAGTAGCTCATACAGCGAAAGTGAAGATATTCCAATTAGTTTACTTGCCGAAACAGGCCGCTCTGAAATCAGCAGTGTAAGTTATGTAATAGACGATACAATCAGGTCAACTTTAACCGAAGGAGAATTACTTGTCTACGATTGGACCTTACCATCAGTAGGCGAGCATAGCTTATCTACCTTTATGTTATTAGATGCAGTAGATACGGTATATTCAGACACGATTATAGTAACCGTAACTCCCTTTGAGCCAAGCTTAACAATTGAATCACCTTTGGACAGTAGCTCATACAGCGAAAGTGAAGATATTCCAATTAGTTTACTTGCTGAAACAGGCCGCTCTGAAATTACAAGTGTAAGTTATGTAATAGACGATACAATCAGGTCAACTTTAACCGAAGGAGAATTACTTGTCTACGATTGGACATTGCCATCAGAAGGTGAACATAGCTTATCTACCTTTATGTTATTAGATGCAGTAGATACGGTATATTCAGATACAATTACAGTAACCGTAACACCATTTGAACCAAGCTTAACGATTGAATCACCATTAGACAGTAGTTCATACAGTGTCTTAGAACCTATTACTGTCAGTTTGCAGGTTGAAACAGGTAGGTCTATATTAAACAGTGTAAGTTATGTTGTGGATGATACTGTAAGAGCGACACTCACAGAAGGTGATTTGTTTACTTATGAATTAGAAACTCAAGCACTGGGAGAGCACAGCCTATCTGCTTATATGTTAATTGATGATACTTTAACAGTTTACACTGATACCATATTAGTAAATGTAGTTCCTTTTGTTGCTAGTTTAAATATTCAGAGTCCATTAAATGATGCTTCTTTCTCAGAAGATGACGAGGCTATTTTGATTGAGCTAGTAGAAAATATTGGAGAAGATACAGTAAATACTGTGAGGTATTATGCAGATGAAGAACTGATAGGTACTAAAGATACATTAGACTTTTTTCAATATAGTTGGACAGAGCTAACAGCTGGTCAGTTTGTATTAAGTGCTCAAATGGCTTTGGCTTCGGGAGATACCATTTATTCCGATAGTGTTACTATTAATGTTCTCCCTGTAAATGCATCGGTTTCTATTATTTCTCCAGCATCTGGAAGTAGCTTTGAAGCTCCTGCTGAGATTTTAATTGAAACAGAAATTAGTATTCCTGAGGAGTTGATAGAAAAAGTTATCTTCTATCAGGGAGAAACAGAAATTGCTGTAGATTCTATAGCACCATTTAATTACAGTTGGACAAATGTGCCAATAGGAGATTATGTATTAACTGTAGATGTAATTCAAAACGATGGTCAAGTTATCAGTTCAGGTCCTAAAACCATCACTGTAGAATCTTTAAATAACTACAAAACATATAGAATCGAAGCAGAAGAATTTGTACTCAATACTTTCCAAGTGGAATCAGGAAGTTATGCTTCTAATGGCAAGTATATAGGAATTCTGTCTGGTGAAGCTGGTACAGAAGGAGACGGTACATACATCTTTGAGGGGAATACAGATACTTATAAACTTACTATTGGTATTTTCGATGAAAACGATGGTACATCGGAAGTAACTGTAGGTGTAAATAACGATCATATAGCTACAATAGAATACGATGATACAACAGGAGAAACTGTGCCAAGCAGTAACTCTTTCAGAGAGATTCTACTAACTGATGGGTTGTTACTCAACAATGGAGATACAATTAAGATATCTGGAATGAGAACTACTTACGAACATGCCAGAATCGATTATTTCGATTTAGAATCGACCACTATTGTTAATCAAGCACCTCAAATATCATTAACTAGTCCAGAAGACAGTAGTTATTACGAAGAAGATGCTACAATTATATTATCTGCAAGTGCAAGTGATCCTGATGGAGTTGTAACCAGAGTGGAGTTTTATCAGGGAAGTGTATTGCTATCTGTAGATAATACCGAACCTTACACTTATAACTGGGCAAATGTGCAAGAGGGGAATTATCAAATTAAAGCCATTGCTTATGATGAGTCAGGTGGAGTTACAGTTTCAGATGAAATTACTTTAATAGTAGAGAAGCCGCCAGTGGTTTGTAATACAGATTATGCAGATAATGATGGAATGGTAATTATTGAAGCAGAATCTGTCGAACTTTCTACCAACTGGAAAGAGAGAACTATTTTATCAGATTATACAGGAGCTTCTTATTTGCTTTGGAATGGTGATGATTTCTTTACTGGCCCAGGGCCAGAGGTACTAACTTATAATTTCACTATTCAGGAGCCGGGTACATATCAGGTAGTTTGGAGAAGTTATAACACCATAGGAAATATTGCTTCAGAAGATAACGATAGCTGGTTAAGGTTTCCAGAAGCTACGATGTATGCTAGTGATGGAAGTGATAAGGTATATCCGGCAGGTGGATATGGTTTGCCAACAAATGCTACTACAGTTTCAGAAAGTACTGATGGTTGGTTTAAGGTGTACATGTCTGAGTTAGATAAATGGAGTTATCAAACTTATACATACGACAATAATCCACATACTATTTATGTGGAGTTCACAGAAGCAGGCCAATATTCTTTCGAAATAGCAGGCCGTTCAAAAGGGCATGCAATAGATAGAATCATTCTCTTCCAATCTTCGGTTTCATTTGCGGATGCTACTAATACTAGTAATGAAGAAACTTTCTGTGAAGGTGTAGATATTAACCAAAAACCATCAGTGCAAATTACAAGTCCAGATAATAGCTCTTTTTATCCTTCAAATGCTAGTATACAAATAATTGCAGATGCATTTGATACTGATGGCTCAGTTACCAAAGTCACTTTTTATGCAGGAGATCAGTTACTCACAGAATTAACCGCGTCTCCATATAGATATACTTGGGAAAACGTACCAGATGGAATCCATTATCTTACTGCTAGAGCTACAGATAATGAAGGCGCCCATGTTATCTCATCTGCGATAACTGTAAATGTGGGTGATGATCTTCAAAATATGGAGCCAGAAGGCTCTATTATTAGTCCGATAGATGGGAGCCGATTCGATATTGGAACCTCATTTACCATTCAGTCTCTAGCTTCTGACGAAGATGGTAGTGTAAAAAGAGTTGAATTCTATTATAATGGCCAACTGCTAAATATAGACCAAACAGCTCCTTACCGATTTGATTGGGAAACTACAATTTCAGGCAGATATGATATTAGTGCCAAAATTGTAGATAATCTGGAAACCTATTCTTATACAGATACAATCACTATTTATATAAATGCGATTCCTGGTAATTTACCTCCGGTAGTAAGTATTACTTCACCAGATGATAATATGACATATGCGAGTGGAGATTCTGTAATTATTACTGCAGATGCCAGCGATCCAGATGGTAAAGTAAGATCAGTAGAATTCTACATTGGTGGAATTAGAGTAGGTACAGATAATACTGCTCCATACGAGTATTATTGGAGCACACCAGAAGAAGGGGCTAGCTCTGTTTTTGTGAAAGCAATAGATAATCAGGGAGCAAGCTCAAATAGCCAGTTAATTAGTATTCTGGTGGGAGATGTGGATAATTCAGGTGGTTCTGGGCAGGCAATTGTTTTTACATCTCCATCTAGTGATACCACAGTAGCTTTAAGTGCTTCGGTTACTTTGAGAGTAGCAACTAATCCTGATTTAGATATTGATCTGGTTACATTCTTTATGGATGGAGAAAATATAGTGGAAGATGCTTCTAAGCCATTTAATTTTACGCTGTCATTCCCATTCGAAGGAGTATATAGTATAAGAGCCAGAGCTTTTGACGATTTAGGAAATACTTATATTTCTAATGAGATTAAAATTGGTGTTAATCAAAGTCCAACAGCAATAGATAAAGAGAATGCTCAGGAGATAGGCTTTCATCTATATCCTAACCCTTCAGAAGATTTAGTATATCTTACTCAACAACTTCCTTCCAACACAAATTACGAAGTTGCCGTAGTAGATATGACTGGAAAAACCCTACTGAATGAGAAGTATTTGAAAAAATCTTCTGGCGAGGAAGTGAAAACTTTAAATATTTCTTCTTTTAAAACAGGGATTTACATTGTTTATATCAAAACAAATAAGTCCGTATATATCAATAAGTTACAAAAGAAGTAG
- a CDS encoding tetratricopeptide repeat protein: protein MADNTDKKSELQETVSMFEQMLESNRFSFLDENTFEKLIEHYTQVNSTDKALKVCEIALEQHPYSLELILHKANVLSLSGDFIEATNTISRAEMLHPSDPDLLLLKGNMLSMAGNYAEAIECYESALTNSDEKDELMYNIGFSYQSLGRYELAIQYYMKALRLNMANEDAVYELAFCVEEADSANKAVKFFEKIIDEDPYAALAWYNLGIIYNKIGDFEKAQEAFDYATLIDKHFGSAYFGQGSALMNLRKFDEAFQTFQKALEFEGPDAEIYCYLGAASEKMANYKEAISFYKLAIDEDEDYDDAWFGMGISLIKQEKWMEAIHFLRKAIALNEYSDEFWLALAEAEGNIGNDQSAMEAYEKACVINPDNPDLWLSWSMFYYTMDEAEKALEIVLEGLSELPDQIELIYRACAYCFACGKFQEGYHFLETGIIIDYDKHTLLYDFFQDNETRKTIAKFVNKLKD from the coding sequence ATGGCAGATAATACAGATAAAAAATCTGAATTACAGGAAACGGTCTCAATGTTTGAGCAAATGCTTGAAAGCAACCGCTTTTCTTTTCTTGATGAGAATACTTTTGAAAAATTAATTGAGCATTATACACAGGTTAATTCCACCGATAAAGCTTTAAAAGTATGTGAAATTGCATTAGAGCAACATCCTTATTCTTTAGAGCTAATTTTACACAAGGCAAATGTACTTTCGTTAAGTGGTGATTTTATAGAAGCTACCAATACTATTTCAAGAGCTGAGATGCTACATCCTTCAGACCCTGATTTATTATTGCTTAAGGGAAACATGCTTTCTATGGCAGGCAATTATGCAGAAGCTATAGAGTGCTATGAGTCTGCGCTTACCAATTCAGACGAGAAAGATGAGTTGATGTATAATATTGGATTTTCATATCAATCTTTAGGAAGATATGAACTGGCTATCCAGTATTACATGAAGGCATTAAGATTGAATATGGCAAATGAAGATGCCGTTTATGAATTGGCTTTTTGTGTAGAAGAAGCAGACAGTGCAAATAAGGCTGTAAAATTCTTTGAAAAAATAATCGATGAGGATCCATATGCTGCTTTGGCTTGGTATAACCTTGGTATTATTTATAATAAAATTGGTGATTTTGAAAAAGCTCAGGAAGCATTTGATTATGCAACCTTAATAGATAAGCATTTTGGCTCGGCATATTTTGGTCAGGGAAGTGCATTAATGAATTTGAGAAAATTTGATGAAGCATTTCAAACTTTTCAAAAAGCATTAGAGTTTGAGGGACCAGACGCTGAAATCTACTGCTATTTAGGAGCTGCTTCAGAAAAAATGGCTAATTATAAAGAAGCTATCAGCTTTTATAAGTTGGCAATTGACGAAGACGAAGATTATGATGATGCTTGGTTTGGTATGGGTATCTCGCTCATAAAGCAAGAGAAATGGATGGAAGCAATCCATTTTCTTAGAAAAGCAATTGCCTTAAATGAATATAGTGATGAGTTTTGGTTGGCACTTGCAGAAGCCGAAGGAAACATAGGAAACGATCAATCTGCGATGGAAGCTTATGAGAAAGCTTGTGTGATTAACCCTGATAACCCTGATCTTTGGTTAAGCTGGTCTATGTTTTATTATACTATGGATGAAGCCGAAAAAGCACTTGAAATAGTCTTAGAAGGTTTAAGCGAACTACCAGACCAAATAGAACTTATATACAGAGCTTGCGCTTATTGCTTTGCTTGTGGAAAGTTTCAGGAAGGTTACCATTTTCTAGAAACAGGTATTATTATAGACTACGATAAGCATACATTATTGTACGATTTCTTTCAGGATAACGAAACTCGTAAAACTATCGCCAAATTTGTAAACAAGCTCAAAGACTAA
- a CDS encoding chromosome segregation protein SMC, which produces MAETENKGKVNNRMVLIVAVLVILAIINGIQYYMALQSEKKNKELIESKELQLVATYARLDSISGQLNLKIQEIERLGGNIDSLLIVKEQLEREKDELKLSRNLAQERYNKIQDKIEGYESLLKRKDEEIVKLKEVNKALLTENIDLKTQKNELNQEINTLQAERGKLQEKINVAATLGAENISFFAINDRGKVRDGDEFKSKQLDKLKITFNVEDNPLAEVGAKNIILRIIEPEGSALYNVAAGSGTFDYNGEEVFYTSSKEILFDNSNQSVAFEYEKGSEFKKGRHKVELYSEGALIGQGYFIVK; this is translated from the coding sequence ATGGCAGAAACTGAAAATAAGGGAAAGGTAAACAACAGAATGGTTCTTATAGTTGCCGTCCTTGTAATTCTCGCAATTATTAATGGAATTCAGTACTATATGGCGCTTCAGAGCGAGAAAAAGAACAAAGAATTAATAGAAAGTAAAGAGTTACAACTGGTTGCTACTTACGCTAGGCTCGATTCAATTTCTGGGCAATTGAATCTCAAAATTCAGGAAATTGAAAGATTAGGTGGCAATATCGATTCCTTATTAATTGTAAAAGAACAGTTAGAGCGAGAAAAAGACGAATTGAAGCTTTCAAGAAATTTAGCTCAGGAAAGATATAATAAGATTCAAGATAAAATTGAAGGTTATGAGTCGCTTCTTAAGAGGAAAGATGAGGAAATAGTGAAGTTGAAAGAAGTGAATAAAGCATTGCTAACAGAGAATATTGACCTGAAAACGCAGAAGAATGAGCTAAATCAGGAAATAAATACATTACAAGCCGAACGAGGTAAATTACAGGAAAAAATAAATGTTGCAGCTACATTAGGTGCCGAAAATATTAGCTTTTTTGCCATAAACGATCGAGGGAAAGTAAGAGATGGAGATGAGTTTAAGTCAAAACAGTTGGATAAGCTCAAAATTACTTTCAATGTTGAAGACAACCCATTAGCAGAAGTTGGAGCAAAAAATATTATATTAAGAATTATAGAGCCAGAAGGTTCTGCTTTATACAATGTAGCAGCAGGTTCTGGTACTTTTGATTATAATGGTGAAGAAGTTTTCTATACTTCATCTAAAGAAATCCTTTTTGATAACTCAAATCAATCAGTAGCTTTTGAATACGAAAAAGGAAGTGAATTTAAAAAAGGAAGACACAAAGTAGAGCTCTATTCAGAAGGAGCTTTAATTGGACAAGGTTATTTTATAGTTAAATAA
- a CDS encoding acyl-CoA thioesterase encodes MFKSFDPDQEYQKLTESKSVIRFQDCDPLRHLNNAKYFDYFFNAREDQVLELYEISPGDIFNKFGAGWVVYQHQIAYVRPAMVGETVKIMSRCIYYDEDTLIVEYFMTDIKRKQLKTLLWTTLKFIEVKTGKKTPHPVPILNFLKAVTDTRFDKANTDINSRIKEIKEELINYSS; translated from the coding sequence ATGTTTAAATCATTCGATCCAGATCAGGAGTACCAAAAACTAACAGAATCTAAAAGTGTAATCCGTTTTCAGGACTGTGATCCTTTAAGGCACTTAAATAATGCAAAATACTTTGATTATTTTTTTAATGCCAGAGAAGATCAAGTACTAGAATTATATGAAATATCTCCAGGAGATATTTTTAATAAGTTTGGAGCTGGCTGGGTAGTTTATCAACATCAGATTGCTTATGTGCGACCTGCAATGGTAGGTGAGACAGTCAAAATTATGTCAAGATGTATTTACTACGATGAAGATACATTGATCGTAGAGTACTTTATGACTGATATAAAAAGGAAGCAATTGAAAACGCTTTTATGGACAACACTTAAGTTTATAGAAGTAAAAACAGGTAAGAAAACACCTCACCCAGTTCCGATACTCAATTTTCTAAAGGCAGTTACAGATACACGCTTTGATAAAGCGAATACAGATATTAATTCTCGTATAAAAGAGATAAAAGAGGAGTTAATAAATTACTCCTCTTAA
- a CDS encoding ThuA domain-containing protein produces the protein MVDFFEKNASLIKLIVIFFLSFTTCSDSGSTVTPDPEPEPEEPTKGILVFSKTNEFRHNSIPDGIALIEEIGDSHNLPVTATEDSTMFNADTLSNYKVVVFCSTTGTNLLNSTQRIAFENFIKAGGGFVGIHSATDTYRDGSWQWYNELVGAIVQINPYHTPNDHVGTIQNNDTDNPITTHLGTTWEKTDEFYYWKLNGGYLFDENITLLTVEATGNSSYDEQRPVCWYKEYDGGRSFYTSLGHNSVDYKSGEKFKELIENAILWAGDMLP, from the coding sequence ATGGTTGATTTTTTCGAAAAGAATGCCTCTTTAATCAAATTAATTGTGATCTTTTTTTTGAGCTTTACTACTTGTTCAGATAGCGGTAGTACTGTTACTCCAGATCCCGAACCGGAGCCAGAAGAGCCAACAAAAGGTATATTGGTTTTCTCAAAAACTAATGAGTTTCGCCATAATTCCATTCCAGATGGTATTGCTCTCATTGAAGAAATCGGCGACTCTCACAATCTACCAGTTACTGCTACAGAAGACTCTACCATGTTTAATGCAGATACACTTAGTAATTATAAAGTCGTAGTTTTCTGTAGTACTACAGGTACAAATCTTCTTAATAGCACACAAAGAATAGCTTTTGAAAATTTTATAAAAGCAGGAGGAGGTTTTGTAGGAATTCACTCTGCAACAGACACTTACAGAGATGGTAGCTGGCAATGGTATAATGAATTAGTTGGTGCCATTGTTCAGATAAATCCATACCATACACCCAACGACCATGTAGGTACAATTCAAAATAACGATACCGATAATCCAATAACTACCCACTTGGGAACCACATGGGAAAAAACTGATGAATTTTATTACTGGAAATTAAATGGTGGTTACCTTTTTGATGAAAATATTACTTTACTAACAGTAGAAGCAACAGGTAATAGTTCTTACGACGAGCAAAGGCCTGTATGCTGGTACAAAGAATATGATGGAGGCAGATCATTTTATACTTCTCTAGGGCATAACAGTGTAGACTATAAAAGCGGTGAGAAGTTTAAAGAACTCATAGAAAATGCCATTCTATGGGCGGGTGATATGCTACCATAA
- a CDS encoding methyltransferase domain-containing protein, translating into MNQNLKDFWNDKYSENKTGWDIGYVSLPLKKYFDQLTDKKIKILIPGAGNSHEAEYLHRSGFVNIYVVDIAPAPIANLRKRVPDFPEDHLIEKNFFDLDYESFFDLIIEQTFFCAITPTFRKNYAEKMHQLLNDTGKLCGLLFNDPLNTDHPPFGGNKQEYISYFKDLYKFLKFETCYNSIAPRKDRELFILLQKS; encoded by the coding sequence ATGAATCAAAACCTTAAAGACTTCTGGAATGATAAGTATTCAGAAAATAAAACTGGTTGGGACATTGGCTATGTTTCCCTTCCATTAAAAAAATACTTTGACCAGTTAACCGATAAAAAAATTAAAATACTTATTCCGGGAGCAGGTAATTCACATGAAGCAGAATACTTGCATCGCTCCGGGTTTGTTAATATTTATGTAGTAGATATAGCTCCAGCTCCAATCGCTAATTTAAGAAAAAGAGTACCAGATTTCCCAGAAGATCACTTAATTGAGAAAAATTTCTTTGACTTAGATTACGAAAGTTTCTTTGATCTAATAATAGAACAAACTTTCTTTTGTGCTATTACACCAACTTTCAGGAAAAATTATGCTGAGAAAATGCATCAACTGCTGAACGATACAGGTAAACTATGTGGTTTACTTTTTAACGATCCTCTCAATACTGATCATCCTCCGTTTGGTGGAAATAAACAAGAATATATTTCTTATTTTAAAGATCTCTATAAATTTCTGAAATTTGAAACATGCTATAACAGTATAGCACCAAGAAAAGATAGAGAACTGTTTATATTACTTCAAAAAAGCTAA